The Seriola aureovittata isolate HTS-2021-v1 ecotype China chromosome 12, ASM2101889v1, whole genome shotgun sequence genome window below encodes:
- the wnt9a gene encoding protein Wnt-9a, with protein MLDGHLLLGWLSFTVIVYLLNLPGPTAAYFGLTGNEPLSILPLNSLPEENMGRAHYKLCDRLKLEKKQRRMCRRDPGVAETLREAITMSALECQYQFRFERWNCTLEGRHRANILKRGFKETAFLYAISSAGLTHAMAKACSAGRMERCTCDEAPDLENRKAWQWGGCGDNLKYANKFVKDFLGKRSNKDLRARVDMHNTNVGMKVIKAGVETTCKCHGVSGSCTVQTCWRQLLPFHEIGKQLKQRYETSVKVGSSTNEATGEGEISTGRSQQQQQQQQQQQQQPQQPQPQPLPGLNDQIPRTMDLLHIEDSPSFCRPSKYSSGTAARKCYKDKNCEAICCGRGHNTQSREVTRPCQCQVRWCCYVECKQCTQREEVYTCKG; from the exons ATGCTGGATGGACACCTACTCCTGGGATGGTTATCATTCACAGTTATAGTGTATCTTCTCAACTTGCCTGGACCAACCGCAGCATATTTCGG GTTGACAGGTAATGAGCCGTTGTCTATCCTGCCACTGAACTCTCTACCAGAGGAGAACATGGGCAGGGCCCACTACAAGCTGTGCGACCGGCTCAAACTGGAAAAGAAGCAGCGCAGGATGTGCAGACGAGACCCGGGCGTGGCGGAGACCCTGAGAGAGGCCATCACCATGAGCGCCCTAGAATGCCAGTATCAATTCCGCTTTGAGAGGTGGAACTGCACCTTAGAGGGGCGCCACCGAGCCAACATACTAAAGAGAG GATTTAAAGAGACAGCCTTCCTGTACGCCATCTCCTCAGCGGGCCTGACCCACGCGATGGCCAAAGCTTGCAGCGCGGGACGCATGGAGCGCTGCACGTGTGACGAGGCCCCGGACCTGGAGAACCGCAAGGCGTGGCAGTGGGGAGGCTGTGGAGACAACCTCAAATACGCCAACAAGTTTGTCAAAGACTTCCTGGGCAAACGCTCCAACAAGGACCTGCGCGCACGTGTGGACATGCACAACACAAATGTGGGCATGAAG GTAATCAAGGCTGGAGTGGAGACCACTTGCAAATGCCATGGCGTCTCCGGCTCCTGCACCGTCCAGACCTGCTGGAGACAGCTTCTGCCCTTCCACGAGATCGGCAAGCAGCTGAAGCAGCGCTACGAGACCTCCGTCAAAGTTGGCAGCTCCACCAACGAAGCGACAGGGGAGGGAGAGATCTCCACAGGCCGGagccagcagcaacagcagcagcagcaacaacaacaacagcagccgcagcagccgcagccgcaGCCCCTGCCCGGCCTGAACGATCAGATCCCTCGCACTATGGACCTGCTCCACATCGAGGACTCGCCCAGTTTCTGTAGACCCAGCAAGTACTCGTCGGGCACAGCAGCCCGCAAGTGCTACAAGGATAAGAACTGCGAAGCTATCTGCTGCGGGCGAGGCCACAACACTCAAAGTAGGGAGGTGACCAGGCCCTGCCAGTGCCAGGTGCGCTGGTGCTGCTACGTCGAATGCAAGCagtgcacacagagagaagaggtgtATACCTGCAAAGGGTAA